From Gemmatimonadota bacterium:
CCGTCCATTCCGAGCAGGCCACCGCGCCGTAGGTCCACTGTTCGCCCTTCGTCTTCGGGTCGAAGAAAGCCCGTCCGTTGCCCGCGCATTCCAGGGCCAGCGCGCGGGTTACGACTTCGAAGCGCGCTCCTAGATCATCGAGACCGAGCGTCAACGGGTGGTCGACCAGGCCATCGATCGCCAGTGTCCAGCGCGATGCGTCCAGGTCCTCGGGCATCAGCCCGTTGTTACGGACGAAGTGTCTTTCGGTGGGCGTAATGGCATCATCGAGGAAGTGCGGCGGGGTCTCCGCGCACATGGGCCGGTCATTGAGGACCGTGAGGCCGTCTTTGCCTGGAATGACCCCTTCGGCAGCCAGGGCCACGGGAATGAAGTGGGCGGGGATGTTGCGGTGGAAGGGGATCGCGGCGCCGACCAGCGCGCCCATGGCCGCCAGGCCTGCGTTCTTCAGGAATCCGCGCCGATCGGAATACGTGCGGCGTCCGAACAACAACCGGTCGGCCTCGTCGGGGTCTTCCCGGTAGAGTGTGTTAAGCCGCTTGATCGAAGGATCGTCGCCCATGTCCGTGCACCTCGAAACCGATTCGACCCCTGCAATGGCGGTAGACTACGACTCGTACAGATCCACCGCGGTCTGCCCCTTGGCGAACCGCAGGGCCGTCGCAGCGGCGGACTGGCTGCCCGTGGCGCGCCGGCTGTCGGTGGCCCAGCGTGCCAGACCGACCAGCAGCTGGTTGCGCGAGGGGTGATCCGCGCACAGGGTCCACTCGTCGAAGATCGTCCGCAGCGTGGAGAGGATGTTGCGGCCGTTGTCGTCCTTGAGGATCACCAGGCCGAGGCCGCGGAGCAGCGCGTCCCCCGAGTAGCCGGAGCGCAGGTAATCCCGGGTCTGCCTACCGATCTCCCTGATCTGGATCTTCTCGATGGACGAAAGGACGCTTTCGATCGCTTCGGACTCGTCCGCGCTCCCCGGCTGCAGACTGCCGCGGGACTCGGACAGGGGCCGGTGGGTGATGTTCAGCCACCGGTCGCCGTAGAACTGCCAGGCGACGTGATACAGGGCCTGGGCGGCGACCCGGGATCCGGCAAACCGCTGGGCCTTGCGCACCGCGGAGGCCATCATCATCTCCCGGACCAGTCCCCCCCAGCCGGGGTTCATGTTCACCGGCGTACGCGCCATGCGGTCCGCGGCGAGGATCACCATGGTCGTCACGATCCGATCGATGGATACACCATCTCTCAACGCCTGCGTGACCGCGCTGAAGGTCGGTCCGATTTCGCCGCTGACCAGGCCTTCGGCGAAGGCATCCTCATCGAACGCCACGGCGGAACCGCCGGCCTGTCCGTCTTCGAGGGCATCCAGCGTCGCCGTGTCGGCGATGAACCGGTCGATAGCCGACTGCCGGATCTCGTCGGGCAGTCCCCGCTCCTGGCCCAGGATCTTGGCCGACAGGTTGCAGACCAGTTCCTCCGACTCGTCCCATCCGAACTCCTCGAGCACCTCCGCGATGTAGCCGATGTTGAGCAGGTTGTTCGAATTGCCCAGGAAATGGGGCGCCATGGCGCATTCGAAGAGCAGCGGAAGGATCTCGTGGTCATGTCCGCCCATCCGCCGGGCGGTGATCAGGCACTTCTCGATGCCTTCCCATTTCTTGTCTTTCGAAAATACCCGGATCCAGCCTTCGAGTTTCTCCCAGGTAACCGGGTCGGGCAGCCGCTGGATGCTCGGCCGGTCCCCGGCGCGGCCCGA
This genomic window contains:
- a CDS encoding Rieske (2Fe-2S) protein, producing MSTEQNGYVKVAGADEVVDGKPKAVKVEGRSIALFRHNGSIYATDNQCPHMGYPLTRGRVRNGVLTCDWHGWSYDLGGGGCFTGGCDDLETFPVEERNGDVYVSVGDGGSKRSDAHLLLLKEGLYSTDQWTISKAVAIMLARGVSERDTLNLIIRHGGRHIATERGANDGGGEVSDFVNGIKVARQYESDDRIIPLTFAAHGLSGRAGDRPSIQRLPDPVTWEKLEGWIRVFSKDKKWEGIEKCLITARRMGGHDHEILPLLFECAMAPHFLGNSNNLLNIGYIAEVLEEFGWDESEELVCNLSAKILGQERGLPDEIRQSAIDRFIADTATLDALEDGQAGGSAVAFDEDAFAEGLVSGEIGPTFSAVTQALRDGVSIDRIVTTMVILAADRMARTPVNMNPGWGGLVREMMMASAVRKAQRFAGSRVAAQALYHVAWQFYGDRWLNITHRPLSESRGSLQPGSADESEAIESVLSSIEKIQIREIGRQTRDYLRSGYSGDALLRGLGLVILKDDNGRNILSTLRTIFDEWTLCADHPSRNQLLVGLARWATDSRRATGSQSAAATALRFAKGQTAVDLYES